From a single Nicotiana tomentosiformis chromosome 2, ASM39032v3, whole genome shotgun sequence genomic region:
- the LOC104105614 gene encoding uncharacterized protein, whose protein sequence is MAEIREFKQCVEECTLQDMKSSRAFFTWNNKQGGNDRVYSRIDKVLVNNEWILALPDSEVYYRNEGTFDHCPAIIRWAEDQKKQHMFRYFNMWSMAPDCKETVK, encoded by the coding sequence ATGGCAGAAATAAGAGAATTCAAGCAATGTGTGGAAGAATGTACATTACAGGATATGAAGTCTTCAAGGGCCTTCTTTACGTGGAACAACAAACAGGGAGGTAATGACAGAGTATATAGTAGGATTGACAAGGTGTTGGTCAATAATGAGTGGATATTGGCTTTACCAGATTCAGAGGTATACTATAGGAATGAAGGGACATTTGATCACTGTCCTGCAATAATTAGATGGGCAGAAGATCAAAAGAAGCAACATATGTTCAGATACTTTAACATGTGGAGCATGGCACCAGATTGCAAAGAGACAGTAAAGTAA